One Microcebus murinus isolate Inina chromosome 10, M.murinus_Inina_mat1.0, whole genome shotgun sequence DNA segment encodes these proteins:
- the CD69 gene encoding early activation antigen CD69, with the protein MMNSENDFTTENSSLHLERGKENNATSVHFETHHEGSLQVPVPCAVMNVVFITILIITLIALSVGQYNCPSQYEFRVSSCPDDWVGYQKKCYLFPTVTKSWTSAQDACSKHGATLAVIDSEKDMIFLKRHVGGTEHWIGLKNEADQTWKWSDGKQFNNWFNLTGSGNCAFLKSTEVNNRECEKNLHWICSKPCQ; encoded by the exons ATGATGAATTCTGAAAATGATTTCACAACAGAAAACAGCTCTTTGCAtctggagagaggaaaagaaa ATAATGCCACCAGTGTCCACTTTGAAACACATCATGAAGGGTCCCTCCAGGTTCCTGTCCCATGTGCTGTCATGAATGTGGTTTTCATCACCATTTTAATCATAACTCTCATTGCCTTATCAG TGGGCCAATACAACTGTCCGAGCCAGTATGAGTTCCGTGTTTCTTCGTGCCCAGATGACTGGGTTGGCTACCAGAAGAAATGCTACCTTTTCCCCACTGTAACAAAGAGCTGGACCTCAGCTCAAGATGCTTGTTCCAAACATGGTGCTACTCTTGCTGTCATTGATTCTGAAAAGGACATG ATCTTCCTAAAACGACATGTGGGTGGAACCGAACACTGGATTGGACTGAAAAATGAAGCTGATCAGACATGGAAATGGTCAGATGGCAAACAATTTAACAACTG GTTCAACCTTACGGGATCTGGAAACTGTGCTTTTCTGAAAAGCACAGAGGTCAACAACAGAGAATGTGAAAAGAATTTACACTGGATATGTAGCAAACCCTGTCAATAA